From a region of the Pectobacterium aquaticum genome:
- a CDS encoding DUF2461 domain-containing protein: MATQFTGFSQAGLTFLQQVRQYNDKAWFDEHRAVYDEQLVAPFRTLVDELSLTMLQIDDHFETRPAIGKTLSRIHRDTRFSHDKSRYRSHMWLTFKRTRKDWTDAPVYFFEITPDTWRYGLGYYNATRNTMDLFRQTLRGNPSQFLEVASCLGNTFTLEGESYKRPLIKGQDPELADWYNRKSFAAIGTRQDMDALFSGDLVTVLSQGFTQLEPLYHYLMNVETMKKAAQETESDTRAFSPDKWFER; the protein is encoded by the coding sequence ATGGCAACGCAGTTCACGGGTTTTTCTCAAGCGGGTTTAACGTTTCTTCAGCAGGTGCGTCAGTACAACGATAAAGCGTGGTTTGACGAGCACCGTGCGGTTTACGATGAGCAACTGGTTGCGCCGTTCCGCACGCTGGTGGATGAACTCAGTCTGACCATGTTGCAGATTGATGATCACTTTGAAACGCGTCCTGCCATCGGCAAAACGCTCTCCCGTATTCACCGCGACACACGCTTTTCTCACGATAAATCACGCTATCGCAGCCATATGTGGCTCACTTTCAAACGGACACGTAAGGACTGGACGGACGCGCCGGTGTATTTCTTTGAAATCACGCCGGATACCTGGCGTTACGGGCTGGGCTATTACAACGCGACGCGTAATACGATGGACCTGTTCCGTCAGACGCTGCGCGGGAATCCGTCACAGTTTCTTGAAGTGGCGAGCTGTTTGGGCAATACCTTCACGCTGGAAGGCGAAAGCTACAAACGCCCGCTGATTAAAGGTCAGGATCCGGAGCTGGCTGACTGGTATAACCGTAAGTCGTTTGCCGCGATAGGTACCCGACAGGATATGGACGCGCTGTTTTCCGGCGATCTGGTGACGGTTCTGTCACAGGGTTTTACCCAGCTTGAACCGCTCTATCATTACCTGATGAATGTCGAGACCATGAAGAAAGCCGCGCAGGAAACGGAGTCCGATACGCGGGCATTTTCGCCGGATAAGTGGTTTGAACGCTAG
- the ilvA gene encoding threonine ammonia-lyase, biosynthetic, translating into MAVSQPLPAAPGGAEYLRAILRSPVYEITQVTPLEKMEKISSRLGNVILVKREDRHAVHSFKLRGAYAMMAGLSDEQKSHGVVTASAGNHAQGVALSSSKLGIKSLIVMPVATADIKVDAVRGFGGEVLLHGANFDEAKAKAIELSQQQHMTFLPPFDHPAVIAGQGTLAMELLQQDAHLDRVFVPVGGGGLAAGVAVLIKQLMPQIQVIGVEAEDSACLRAALDAGQPVDLPRVGLFAEGVAVKRIGDETFRLCREYLDDVITVDSDAICAAVKDLFEDVRAIAEPSGALALAGMKKYIQQHQIQGERLAHILSGANVNFHGLRYVSERCELGEQREALLAVTIPEKQGSFLKFCQLLGGRSVTEFNYRYADAKDACIFVGVRLTRGYAERQEIIAELSADGYEVVDLSDDEMAKLHVRYMVGGRPSKPLQERLYSFEFPESPGALLKFLHTLGAHWNISLFHYRSHGTDFGRVLAAFELDAGDREFEQHLQALGYECHDETNNPAFRFFLAG; encoded by the coding sequence ATGGCTGTGTCACAACCTCTTCCTGCCGCGCCGGGGGGCGCGGAATACCTGCGGGCGATCTTGCGGTCGCCAGTGTATGAAATCACGCAGGTCACACCGCTGGAGAAGATGGAAAAGATCTCTTCGCGGCTGGGTAATGTCATTCTGGTAAAACGTGAAGACAGGCACGCGGTGCACAGCTTCAAGCTGCGCGGCGCGTACGCGATGATGGCAGGTCTGAGCGATGAGCAAAAATCACACGGCGTGGTGACGGCATCCGCTGGTAACCATGCGCAGGGTGTTGCACTCTCTTCCAGCAAGCTGGGGATTAAATCGCTGATTGTGATGCCGGTAGCGACGGCTGATATCAAGGTGGATGCCGTGCGCGGTTTTGGCGGCGAAGTGCTGCTACACGGTGCCAACTTTGATGAGGCCAAGGCGAAGGCGATTGAGCTGTCACAACAGCAGCATATGACCTTTCTGCCGCCGTTCGATCACCCTGCGGTGATTGCAGGACAGGGCACGCTGGCGATGGAATTGCTACAGCAGGATGCGCATCTGGATCGCGTGTTTGTGCCGGTCGGTGGTGGTGGTTTGGCGGCAGGTGTTGCCGTACTGATCAAACAGCTGATGCCGCAGATTCAGGTGATCGGCGTTGAAGCGGAAGATTCCGCCTGTCTGCGTGCGGCACTGGATGCCGGACAACCGGTCGATCTGCCGCGTGTCGGGCTGTTTGCCGAAGGCGTGGCGGTGAAGCGCATCGGCGATGAGACTTTCCGCCTGTGTCGGGAATATCTGGATGACGTGATTACCGTCGACAGCGATGCCATCTGTGCGGCAGTGAAAGATCTGTTCGAAGATGTCCGCGCGATTGCTGAACCGTCCGGCGCGCTGGCGCTGGCGGGGATGAAGAAATACATCCAACAGCATCAGATTCAGGGTGAACGTCTGGCGCATATTCTGTCCGGCGCGAACGTCAACTTCCACGGGTTACGTTACGTTTCCGAACGCTGCGAGCTGGGTGAACAGCGCGAAGCCTTGCTGGCCGTGACGATCCCCGAGAAGCAGGGCAGCTTCCTGAAGTTTTGCCAACTGCTGGGTGGTCGTTCCGTTACCGAATTCAACTACCGCTATGCGGATGCCAAAGATGCCTGCATTTTTGTCGGTGTGCGTCTGACGCGTGGCTATGCGGAGCGGCAGGAGATTATCGCCGAGCTGTCCGCAGACGGTTATGAAGTGGTGGATTTGTCCGATGATGAAATGGCGAAGCTGCACGTTCGTTATATGGTCGGCGGACGCCCTTCCAAACCGCTCCAGGAACGGCTGTACAGCTTTGAGTTTCCAGAGTCGCCGGGGGCGTTACTGAAATTCCTACACACGCTGGGGGCGCACTGGAATATTTCGCTGTTCCATTACCGCAGCCACGGTACGGATTTTGGCCGCGTGTTGGCCGCGTTCGAGTTGGATGCAGGCGATCGGGAATTCGAGCAGCACCTACAGGCGCTGGGCTATGAATGCCACGATGAAACCAATAACCCGGCGTTCCGCTTCTTTTTAGCGGGTTAA
- the ilvD gene encoding dihydroxy-acid dehydratase, with protein sequence MPKYRSATTTHGRNMAGARALWRATGMTDDDFGKPIIAVVNSFTQFVPGHVHLRDLGKLVAEQIEASGGVAKEFNTIAVDDGIAMGHGGMLYSLPSRELIADSVEYMVNAHCADAMVCISNCDKITPGMLMASLRLNIPVIFVSGGPMEAGKTKLSDQIIKLDLVDAMIQGADPKVSDEQSEQVERSACPTCGSCSGMFTANSMNCLTEALGLSQPGNGSLLATHADRKQLFLNAGKRIVGLAKRYYEQDDVSVLPRNIANKAAFENAMVLDIAMGGSTNTVLHLLAAAQEGEVDFTMTDIDRLSRQVPHLCKVAPSTQKYHMEDVHRAGGVIGILGELDRAGLLNREVNNVLGKTLPETLEAYDVMLTQDDSVKSMYSAGPAGIRTTKAFSQDCRWDSLDTDRQEGCIRSREYAYSQDGGLAVLYGNIALDGCIVKTAGVDKDSLIFRGPAKVYESQDDAVAAILGGKVVAGDVVVIRYEGPKGGPGMQEMLYPTTYLKSMGLGKSCALITDGRFSGGTSGLSIGHASPEAASGGTIGLVQDGDMIAIDIPNRSIVLDVAENELASRREAEEARGEQAWTPHNRERQVSFALRAYAMLATSADKGAVRDKSKLGG encoded by the coding sequence ATGCCTAAGTACCGTTCAGCCACAACCACACACGGCCGTAATATGGCGGGTGCCCGAGCCTTGTGGCGCGCCACCGGGATGACCGACGACGATTTTGGTAAACCGATTATCGCGGTGGTTAACTCCTTCACCCAATTCGTGCCGGGCCATGTGCACTTGCGCGATCTGGGGAAACTGGTTGCCGAGCAGATCGAAGCCTCCGGCGGCGTCGCGAAAGAATTTAACACCATTGCAGTTGATGACGGTATCGCGATGGGGCACGGCGGTATGCTCTATTCCCTGCCTTCCCGTGAACTGATCGCCGACTCCGTGGAATACATGGTCAATGCCCACTGTGCGGATGCCATGGTGTGTATTTCCAACTGCGACAAAATCACCCCAGGGATGTTAATGGCGTCGCTGCGCCTGAATATTCCGGTGATTTTTGTTTCTGGTGGCCCGATGGAAGCGGGGAAAACCAAGCTATCCGATCAGATCATCAAGCTGGATCTGGTGGATGCGATGATTCAGGGCGCGGACCCGAAAGTCTCGGATGAACAGAGCGAGCAGGTGGAGCGTTCTGCCTGTCCGACCTGCGGCTCCTGCTCCGGTATGTTTACCGCTAACTCCATGAACTGCCTGACCGAAGCGCTGGGCTTATCTCAACCGGGCAACGGTTCGCTGTTGGCGACGCACGCCGACCGTAAGCAACTGTTCCTGAACGCGGGCAAACGCATCGTGGGTCTGGCGAAGCGTTACTACGAGCAGGATGATGTAAGCGTATTACCGCGCAACATCGCTAATAAAGCCGCATTTGAAAACGCCATGGTTCTGGATATCGCGATGGGCGGTTCCACCAATACCGTTCTGCATCTGTTAGCCGCAGCGCAGGAAGGTGAAGTGGACTTCACCATGACCGACATCGACAGACTATCACGTCAGGTGCCACACCTGTGTAAGGTGGCGCCGAGCACGCAGAAATACCACATGGAAGACGTACACCGCGCGGGCGGCGTGATCGGTATTCTGGGGGAACTGGACAGAGCGGGCCTGCTGAACCGTGAAGTGAACAACGTGCTGGGCAAAACGCTGCCGGAAACGCTGGAAGCCTACGACGTGATGTTGACGCAGGATGACAGTGTGAAAAGCATGTATTCCGCTGGCCCTGCGGGTATCCGTACGACCAAAGCGTTTTCTCAGGATTGCCGCTGGGATTCACTGGATACCGATCGTCAGGAAGGCTGCATCCGCTCGCGTGAATATGCTTACAGTCAGGATGGCGGGTTGGCCGTGCTGTACGGCAACATTGCGCTAGATGGTTGCATCGTGAAAACCGCAGGCGTTGATAAAGATAGCCTGATTTTCCGCGGCCCGGCAAAAGTCTACGAAAGCCAGGACGACGCGGTAGCAGCGATTCTGGGCGGAAAAGTCGTGGCGGGCGATGTGGTGGTTATCCGTTACGAAGGGCCGAAAGGTGGGCCGGGAATGCAGGAAATGCTGTACCCGACGACCTACCTGAAATCGATGGGATTGGGTAAAAGCTGTGCGCTGATCACCGACGGACGCTTCTCCGGCGGCACCTCTGGCCTGTCTATCGGCCATGCGTCTCCTGAAGCGGCCAGCGGCGGCACCATTGGTTTGGTGCAGGATGGCGACATGATTGCCATTGATATCCCAAACCGCAGCATCGTGCTGGACGTCGCAGAGAATGAACTGGCAAGCCGCCGCGAAGCGGAAGAGGCAAGAGGCGAGCAGGCCTGGACGCCACATAACCGTGAACGTCAGGTCTCTTTTGCGCTGCGCGCGTACGCCATGCTGGCAACCAGTGCAGATAAAGGCGCTGTGCGGGATAAAAGCAAGCTGGGAGGCTAA
- a CDS encoding branched-chain amino acid transaminase: MTKKADYIWFNGEMVPWAEAKVHVMSHALHYGTSVFEGVRCYHSHKGPVVFRHREHMQRLRDSAKIYRMPVAQSVDELMEACRETLRKNNLTSAYIRPLVFIGDVGMGVNPPDGYQTDVIIAAFPWGAYLGEEALEAGIDAMVSSWNRVAANTIPTAAKAGGNYLSSLLVGSEARRHGYQEGIALDVHGYVSEGAGENLFEVKDGIIFTPPFTSSALPGITRDAIIKLAKDAGYEVREQVLSRESLYLADEVFMSGTAAEITPVRSVDGIQVGVGKRGPVTKALQQAFFGLFTGETEDKWGWLDPINQ, translated from the coding sequence ATGACAAAAAAAGCGGATTACATTTGGTTCAATGGTGAGATGGTTCCATGGGCTGAAGCAAAAGTACACGTCATGTCGCACGCCCTGCATTATGGCACCTCGGTCTTTGAAGGCGTTCGCTGCTACCATTCACATAAGGGTCCGGTGGTTTTCCGTCACCGTGAGCACATGCAACGCCTGCGTGATTCGGCAAAAATCTACCGTATGCCCGTCGCGCAAAGCGTAGATGAGCTGATGGAAGCCTGCCGTGAAACGCTGCGTAAAAATAACCTGACTAGCGCCTATATTCGTCCACTGGTGTTCATTGGTGATGTGGGCATGGGCGTTAACCCGCCAGATGGTTATCAAACCGATGTGATCATCGCAGCCTTCCCGTGGGGCGCGTATCTGGGTGAAGAGGCGCTGGAAGCAGGCATCGATGCGATGGTGTCGTCCTGGAATCGCGTGGCGGCAAATACCATTCCAACCGCCGCAAAAGCGGGTGGTAACTATCTGTCCTCCCTGCTGGTGGGTAGCGAAGCGCGTCGCCACGGCTATCAGGAAGGGATCGCGTTGGATGTCCACGGCTATGTTTCCGAAGGTGCGGGCGAGAACTTGTTTGAAGTGAAGGACGGTATTATCTTCACACCGCCGTTTACCTCTTCGGCGCTGCCGGGCATTACGCGTGACGCTATCATCAAACTGGCGAAAGACGCAGGATATGAAGTGCGTGAGCAGGTGCTGTCCCGCGAGTCACTGTATCTGGCCGATGAAGTCTTCATGTCCGGTACTGCGGCAGAAATTACCCCCGTGCGCAGCGTCGACGGCATTCAGGTCGGCGTTGGCAAACGCGGCCCAGTCACCAAAGCCTTGCAGCAGGCGTTCTTCGGCCTCTTTACGGGTGAAACCGAAGATAAATGGGGCTGGTTGGATCCGATAAATCAGTAA
- the ilvM gene encoding acetolactate synthase 2 small subunit, with translation MTHHQLSIQARFRPEVLERVLRVTRHRGFKVCAMNMVQTTNAEHINIELTVASHRSVDLLSTQLSKLLDIACVDIQPMTTSQQISA, from the coding sequence ATGACACACCATCAACTTTCGATTCAGGCGCGCTTTCGTCCCGAGGTTCTGGAGCGTGTATTGCGTGTTACCCGCCATCGCGGTTTCAAAGTTTGCGCGATGAATATGGTGCAAACCACCAATGCCGAACACATTAATATTGAACTGACCGTTGCCAGCCATCGTTCGGTAGATTTATTGTCAACGCAATTGAGCAAGCTGTTGGATATTGCCTGCGTTGATATTCAACCGATGACGACATCACAGCAGATCAGCGCCTAA
- the ilvG gene encoding acetolactate synthase 2 catalytic subunit: MNGAQWVVQALRAQGVETVFGYPGGAIMPVYDALYDGGVKHLLCRHEQGAVMAAIGYARSTGNVGVCIATSGPGATNLITGLADALLDSVPVVAITGQVGSALIGTDAFQEIDVLGLSLACTKHSFLVESLESLPEVMAEAFAIANSGRPGPVLVDIPKDIQLAVGDFTPNFAPVVNDVDFPEQDIAQAYALLAKAQKPVLYVGGGVGMANAVPALREFLSVTDIPSVSTLKGLGAVDANHPYYLGMIGMHGTKAANLIVQECDLLIAVGARFDDRVTGKLNAFAPHASVIHMDIDPAELSKLRHANVALQGDLKTILPALQQPLNVSAWRQQAAMMKAEYPWRYDHPGQAIYAPALLKTISERMDADAVVTTDVGQHQMWAAQHMTFSRPENFITSSGLGTMGFGVPAAVGAQVARPDDMVICISGDGSFMMNVQELGTIKRKRLPLKIVLLDNQRLGMVRQWQQLFFDERYSETDLSDNPDFLTLASAFDIPGQRITRKDQIDVALDALFNSEGPYLLHVSINEYENVWPLVPPGAGNETMLDKTE; encoded by the coding sequence TGGCTATGCCCGCTCCACGGGTAACGTGGGCGTCTGCATTGCGACATCCGGCCCAGGAGCAACCAACCTGATCACGGGTTTGGCCGATGCGCTGTTGGATTCTGTCCCTGTGGTGGCGATCACTGGGCAGGTTGGGTCAGCGCTGATTGGCACCGATGCTTTCCAGGAAATTGACGTGCTGGGGCTGTCGCTGGCCTGTACGAAACACAGTTTTCTGGTTGAGTCTCTCGAATCACTGCCGGAAGTGATGGCAGAAGCGTTCGCGATTGCCAACAGCGGTCGTCCAGGCCCTGTTTTGGTCGATATTCCTAAAGACATTCAGCTGGCAGTGGGGGATTTCACTCCAAACTTTGCGCCTGTTGTTAACGATGTCGATTTCCCCGAGCAAGATATTGCGCAGGCGTACGCTCTGCTGGCGAAAGCGCAAAAACCCGTGCTGTATGTTGGCGGTGGGGTCGGCATGGCGAATGCGGTTCCGGCACTGCGTGAATTCCTGAGCGTAACGGATATCCCGTCCGTTTCGACGCTGAAAGGGCTGGGAGCCGTGGATGCCAATCATCCCTATTACCTCGGTATGATTGGTATGCACGGCACGAAGGCGGCGAACTTGATTGTGCAGGAGTGCGATTTGTTAATCGCGGTTGGGGCGCGTTTTGATGACCGTGTGACCGGCAAACTGAACGCCTTCGCGCCTCATGCCAGTGTGATTCACATGGATATCGACCCAGCCGAGTTGAGCAAATTGCGTCATGCTAATGTCGCGTTGCAAGGCGATCTGAAAACGATATTACCTGCGCTGCAACAGCCGCTGAACGTCAGCGCGTGGCGTCAGCAGGCGGCCATGATGAAGGCAGAATACCCGTGGCGTTATGATCATCCCGGTCAGGCGATTTATGCGCCTGCGCTGCTGAAAACGATCTCCGAACGAATGGATGCGGATGCGGTGGTCACGACCGATGTGGGCCAGCACCAGATGTGGGCCGCACAGCATATGACGTTCAGCCGTCCTGAGAATTTCATTACCTCCAGCGGCCTCGGCACGATGGGCTTCGGCGTGCCCGCTGCGGTAGGCGCACAGGTTGCGCGCCCGGATGACATGGTTATCTGCATTTCCGGCGACGGCTCTTTCATGATGAACGTTCAGGAGTTGGGCACCATCAAACGAAAACGGCTGCCGTTAAAGATCGTATTGCTGGATAACCAACGGTTAGGCATGGTACGTCAGTGGCAGCAGTTATTCTTTGATGAACGTTATAGTGAAACTGACCTCTCCGATAACCCTGATTTCCTGACGCTGGCAAGCGCGTTTGATATCCCCGGCCAGCGCATCACCCGTAAAGATCAAATTGATGTCGCGCTGGATGCCCTGTTTAACAGCGAAGGACCCTATTTATTGCACGTATCGATTAATGAATACGAAAACGTCTGGCCGCTGGTTCCGCCGGGTGCGGGTAACGAAACGATGCTCGATAAAACCGAATAG